In the genome of Panthera uncia isolate 11264 chromosome B3 unlocalized genomic scaffold, Puncia_PCG_1.0 HiC_scaffold_1, whole genome shotgun sequence, one region contains:
- the LOC125909783 gene encoding olfactory receptor 4K1-like, whose protein sequence is MDEVNKSVVTEFILLGLSSSQDIQLFLFFFFSVFYGAAVLGNILIILTVITDSRLHSPMYFLLSNLSFIDVCQATFATPKMIADFLNEHKTITFQGCMSQIFFLHVFGGSEMVLLVAMAYDRYIAICKPLHYITVMSRRVCTILVGVSWTIGILHSASHLAFTVNLPFCGPNKVDNFFCDLPLVIKLACLETYVLEILVLTNSGLLSLICFLLLLISYTIILATVHQQASGGTSKALSTLSAHITVVVLFFGPLIFIYIWPFESFPIDKFISVFFTVFTPVLNPMIYTLRNKDVKEAMKKLRNRHVGSKQVF, encoded by the exons atggatgaagt CAATAAATCAGTGGTTACTGAATTCATTTTGTTGGGCCTGTCTAGCTCTCAAGATATTcaactcttcctcttctttttcttctctgtgttttatGGAGCTGCGGTTTTGGGAAACATCCTTATCATCCTCACAGTAATTACAGACTCTCGCTTACATTCcccaatgtattttcttcttagcaATCTCTCCTTTATTGATGTGTGTCAGGCTACATTTGCCACTCCCAAGATGATTGCAGACTTCCTCAATGAACACAAGACCATCACCTTCCAGGGATGCATGTCACAAATCTTTTTCTTGCATGTTTTTGGGGGTAGTGAGATGGTGCTTCTTGTTGCCATGGCCTATGATAGATATATTGCTATTTGCAAACCTCTGCACTACATTACCGTCATGAGCCGAAGGGTGTGCACTATTCTGGTGGGAGTCTCCTGGACCATTGGTATTCTGCATTCAGCCAGCCACCTGGCATTCACAGTCAATCTTCCTTTCTGTGGACCCAATAAGGTAGACAATTTCTTTTGTGACCTTCCCCTTGTGATCAAGCTTGCCTGCTTAGAAACATATGTTTTAGAGATCCTCGTGCTAACCAACAGTGGCCTGCTCTCTCTTATCTGCTTCctccttttgctcatttcttaTACTATCATCCTTGCTACTGTCCATCAGCAAGCCTCTGGTGGGACATCCAAGGCACTTTCCACCCTGTCTGCCCACATCACTGTTGTGGTTTTGTTCTTTGGCCCATTAATCTTCATTTATATTTGGCCTTTTGAAAGCTTCCCAAttgataaatttatttctgtgttttttactGTCTTCACTCCTGTCCTTAACCCCATGATCTACACATTGAGGAATAAAGATGTAAAGGAAGCCATGAAAAAGCTACGGAACCGACATGTGGGTTCTAAGCAAGTCTTTTAG